One stretch of Melospiza georgiana isolate bMelGeo1 chromosome 28, bMelGeo1.pri, whole genome shotgun sequence DNA includes these proteins:
- the EIF1 gene encoding eukaryotic translation initiation factor 1 yields MSAIQNLQPFDPFADASKGDDLLPAGTEDYIHIRIQQRNGRKTLTTVQGIADDYDKKKLVKAFKKKFACNGTVIEHPEYGEVIQLQGDQRKNICQFLVEIGLAKDDQLKVHGF; encoded by the exons ATGTCCGCTATCCAGAACCTCCAGCCCTTCG ACCCCTTTGCGGATGCAAGTAAGGGTGATGACCTGCTCCCGGCCGGCACTGAGGACTACATCCATATAAGGATCCAGCAGCGAAACGGCAGGAAGACCCTCACCACAGTCCAGGGCATCGCGGATGACTACGATAAAAAGAAACTGGTGAAGGCCTTCAAGAAG AAATTTGCCTGCAATGGTACTGTAATTGAGCACCCCGAGTATGGAGAAGTGATTCAGTTGCAGGGTGACCAGCGCAAGAACATCTGCCAGTTCCTTGTGGAG ATTGGACTGGCTAAAGACGACCAGCTGAAAGTCCACGGGTTTTAA
- the LOC131094279 gene encoding gastrin/cholecystokinin-like peptide: MKASLCLCLILALAVAPSLCRPPAASGDPQEPPPSLARREWPQQLSQEQQHLLSQFLPHILTELNKHKAFVHEDEGLEALHDHFYPDWMDFGRRSAEDEDGAV, from the exons atGAAGGcgtccctgtgcctgtgcctcatCCTGGCCCTGGCGGTGGCCCCCAGCCTGTGCCGGCCCCCAGCGGCCTCGGGGGACCCCCAGGAGCCCCCCCCGAGCCTGGCCCGCCGGGAATGGCCCCAGcagctgtcccaggagcagcagcacctcctgtcCCAGTTCCTGCCCCACATCCTCACAG agctgaacAAGCACAAGGCCTTTGTGCATGAGGACGAGGGGCTGGAGGCTCTGCACGACCACTTCTACCCCGACTGGATGGACTTTGGCCGCCGCAGcgctgaggatgaggatggtgcTGTgtag
- the HAP1 gene encoding huntingtin-associated protein 1, translating to MEIWSSPAAYDELNGNAERGADPIARELEEVLCAERVARITKTYHDIDAVTNLLDEKERDLELAARIGQSLLKQNRSLTERNELLEEQLELAKEEIAQLRHEVSMRDDLLHFYTTSTEESEPTTTTSTPLRRHESSLSLQQYFQYDTLQQKLRSLEEENQKLRMEATNIATETCQYEQQEQQLMIDCVEQFSEASQQVVHLSEELAHRAEDAARQQEEISQLLAQVADLQHKCRTYGSEVEELQQHLTAAKEVQQQLRMELRDLQDKYAECGGMLQEAREEVKSLRSRSVPNSTVSRYSAASLLPVDSLAAEIKGMMRKRTDSSCSDYKSYQRVFETVKAVNQAAKAKSCSESPHHVPGSRQVSTAHSGGASTPQTNCSGSEDAQADGAIKEPRAAPGRQDLEAAVQRLSERSFFEAERERKLWRLRDGESSSGFLTPEGSVVSTGTSYSGGSELTAGSAFSLGSLTCFPDKLQIVKPLEGSVTLHHWQQLAQPNLGGILVPRPGVLTKDFRQLDTDLEEVYSLNDLEEDDVDASSFQLLPTSAPAKAKERPRVFLSVNNLPQTPSTFTITTCHILHPTSATTTSLYHAVVPSCGPFEGLSLCSPSPEPAPPTLALGPGPPSAARGLVRLLLGRDSHLAPGTGSWRAPSLHCQEPQHCEPPVARGRSSTFSWNLVEKLQRLGLDKVVARGQRAPVPSGVPRGDTAAEPPGSG from the exons ATGGAGATCTGGAGCAGCCCCGCCGCCTACGATGAGTTGAACGGGAACGCGGAGCGCGGCGCGGACCCCATCGCCCGGGAGCTGGAGGAAG TCCTGTGTGCTGAGCGGGTGGCCAGGATCACAAAGACCTACCACGATATCGACGCTGTCACCAACCTGCTGGATGAG AAAGAGCGGGatctggagctggcagcacgCATCGGGCAGtccctgctgaagcagaacCGGAGCCTGACTGAGCGCAATgagctcctggaggagcagctggaattgGCCAAAGAGGAG ATTGCGCAGCTGCGCCACGAGGTGTCCATGAGGGATGACCTCCTGCACTTCTACACCACCAGCACGGAGGAGAGCGagcccaccaccaccacctccacCCC gctgcgCAGGCACGAGTCCTCGCTGTCCTTGCAGCAGTACTTCCAGTACGACACCCTGCAGCAGAAGCTCCGGAGCCTGGAGGAGGAGAACCAGAAGCTGCGCATGGag GCCACCAACATCGCCACCGAGACGTGTCAGTacgagcagcaggagcagcagctgatgaTCGACTGCGTGGAGCAGttct CCGAGGCGAGCCAGCAGGTCGTTCACCTGTCGGAGGAGCTGGCGCACCGGGCGGAGGACGCGGCGcggcagcaggaggagatcaGCCAGCTGCTGGCGCAGGTCGCGGATCTGCAGCACAAGTGTCGCACG TACGGCTCCGAGGTggaggagctccagcagcacctgacGGCGGCCAAggaggtgcagcagcagctgcggATGGAG CTGCGGGATCTGCAGGACAAGTACGCGGAGTGCGGCGGGATGCTGCAGGAGGCGCGGGAGGAGGTGAAGAGCCTGCGGAGCCGCAGCGTCCCCAACAGCACCGTGAGCCGCTACAGCGCTGCCAGCCTGCTGCCCGTG GACTCGCTGGCGGCTGAGATCAAGGGCATGATGAGGAAGAGGACGGACAGCTCCTGCTCGGACTACAA GAGCTACCAGCGCGTCTTCGAGACGGTGAAGGCCGTGAACCAGGCAGCCAAGGCCAAGTCCTGCTCCGAGTCTCCCCACCACGTCCCGGGCTCCAGGCAGGTGTCCACTGCCCACTCTGGGGGGGCCAGCACCCCCCAAACCAACTGCTCCGGCTCGGAGGATGCTCA GGCCGATGGGGCCATCAAGGagccccgggcagccccgggccggcAGGACCTGGAGGCGGCGGTGCAGCGGCTCTCGGAGCGCTCCTTCTTCGAGGCCGAGCGGGAGCGCAAGCTCTGGAGGCTGAGAGATGGGGAGAGCTCCAGCGGCTTCCTCACCCCCGAGGGCAGCGTCGTCTCCACCGGGACAAGCTACTCCGGGGGCTCGGAGCTCACGGCTGGCTCCGCCTTCTCCCTGGGCTCCCTCACCTGCTTCCCCGACAAGCTGCAGATCGTGAAGCCGCTGGAAG gctctgtgACGCTCCAccactggcagcagctggcacagcccaaccTGGGCGGGATCCTGGTGCCCCGGCCCGGGGTGCTCACCAAAGACTTCAGGCAGCTGGACACCGACCTGGAGGAGGTCTACAGCCTCAATGACCTGGAGGAGGACGATGTGGACGccagctccttccagctgctccctaCCTCAGCGCCCGCCAAAGCCAAGGAGCGCCCCAGGG TGTTCCTCTCTGTTAACAACCTCCCCCAGACCCCGTCTACCTTCACCATCACCACCTGCCACATCCTCCACCCCACCTCTGCGACCACCACCAG TCTGTATCATGCCGTCGTGCCTTCTTGTGGGCCCTTTGAGGGGCTgagcctctgcagcccctccccAGAACCGGCTCCCCCCACGCTGGCGCTGGGCCCTGGACCCCCCAGCGCCGCCAGGGGACTCGTGAGGCTCCTGCTGGGCCGAGATTCCCACCTGGCACCAGGCACTGGATCGTGGAGGGCCCCCTCGCTGCACTGCCAGGAGCCCCAGCACTGTGAGCCCCCCGtggccaggggcaggagcagcaccttcAGCTGGAACCTGGTGGAGAAGCTGCAGCGCCTGGGGCTGGACAAGGTGGTGgccagagggcagagagctcctgTGCCCTCTGGGGTACCCAGAGGTGACActgctgcagagcccccagGCTCAGGGTGA
- the JUP gene encoding junction plakoglobin — translation MEVMNMMEQPIKVTEWQQTYTYDSGIHSGVNTQVPSVSSKCLGDDDEVYGKQYTIKKTTTTSYCQGGSQSQSQAQADMEAQLAMTRAQRVRAAMYPETVEDRSLLITTQLEGQQTNVQRLAEPSQMLKSAIVHLINYQDDAELATRAIPELTKLLNDEDPVVVSKAAMIVNQLSKKEASRRALMQSPQIVAAVVRTMQSTSDLDTARCTTSILHNLSHHREGLLSIFKSGGIPALVRMLSSPVESVLFYAITTLHNLLLYQEGAKMAVRLADGLQKMVPLLNKNNPKFLAITTDCLQLLAYGNQESKLIILANGGPQALVQIMRSYNYEKLLWTTSRVLKVLSVCPSNKPAIVEAGGMQALGKHLTSSSPRLVQNCLWTLRNLSDVATKQEGLDGVLKILVNQLSSDDVNVLTCATGTLSNLTCNNSKNKTLVTQSNGVEALIHTILRAGDKEDITEPAVCALRHLTSRHPEAEMAQNSVRLNYGIPAIVKLLNQPNQWPLVKATIGLIRNLALCPANHAPLQEAAVIPRLVQLLVKAHQDAQRHAAAGTQQPYTDGVKMEEIVEGCTGALHILARDPMNRMEIFRLNTIPLFVQLLYSPVENIQRVAAGVLCELAQDKEAADAIDAEGASAPLMELLHSRNEGTATYAAAVLFRISEDKNPDYRKRVSVELTNSLFKHDPAAWEAAQSMIPINEPYSDELDPGYRPMYSGDIPLDPMDMHMDMDGDYPMDAYSDGVRAPFADHMLA, via the exons ATGGAGGTGATGAACATGATGGAGCAGCCCATCAAGGTGACGGAGTGGCAGCAGACCTACACCTACGACTCCGGGATCCACTCCGGCGTCAACACGCAGGTGCCCTCGGTCAGCAGCAAGTGCCTGGGGGACGATGACGAGGTGTATGGGAAGCAGTACACCATCAAGAAGACAACCACCACCAGTTACTGCCAGGGAGGGAGCCAGAGCCAGAGCCAAGCGCAAG CGGACATGGAGGCCCAGCTGGCCATGACCCGTGCCCAGCGTGTGCGGGCTGCCATGTACCCCGAGACGGTGGAGGACCGCTCGCTCCTCATCACCACCCAGCTGGAGGGGCAGCAGACCAACGTGCAGCGCCTGGCTGAGCCCTCCCAGATGCTGAAGTCTGCCATCGTGCACCTTATCAACTACCAGGATGATGCTGAGCTGGCCACACGTGCCATCCCTGAGCTCACCAAGCTGCTCAACGATGAGGACCCG GTGGTTGTCAGCAAGGCAGCCATGATCGTGAACCAGCTGTCCAAGAAGGAGGCGTCGCGCCGCGCGCTGATGCAGTCGCCGCAGATCGTGGCGGCCGTGGTGCGCACCATGCAGAGCACCAGCGACCTGGACACCGCCCGCTGCACCACCAGCATCCTGCACAACCTCTCCCACCACCGCGAGGGCCTGCTCTCCATCTTCAAGTCGGGCGGCATCCCAGCCCTCGTCAGGATGCTGAG CTCACCCGTGGAGTCTGTCCTGTTCTACGCCATCACCACCCTGCACAACCTGCTGCTGTACCAGGAGGGGGCCAAGATGGCCGTGCGCTTGGCCGACGGGCTGCAGAAGATGGTGCCCCTGCTGAACAAGAACAACCCCAAGTTCCTGGCCATCACCACTGactgcctccagctcctggcctaTGGGAACCaggagagcaag CTGATTATTCTGGCCAACGGGGGACCCCAGGCCCTGGTGCAGATCATGCGCAGCTACAACTACGAGAAGCTGCTCTGGACCACGAGCCGCGTGCTCAAGGTGCTGTCCGTGTGTCCCAGCAACAAACCTGCCATCGTTGAGGCTG gTGGCATGCAGGCCCTGGGCAAGCACCTgaccagctccagccccaggctggtCCAGAACTGCCTGTGGACCCTGCGGAACCTTTCTGACGTGGCAACCAagcag GAGGGCCTGGACGGCGTCCTCAAGATCCTGGTGAACCAGCTGAGCTCTGATGATGTGAACGTGCTGACCTGTGCCACCGGCACCCTCTCCAACCTGACCTGCAACAACAGCAAGAACAAGACCCTGGTGACGCAGTCCAACGGGGTGGAGGCCCTGATCCACACCATCCTGAGGGCAGGTGACAAGGAGGACATCACCGagccagctgtgtgtgccctgaGGCACCTCACCAGCCGGCACCCCGAGGCTGAGATGGCCCAGAACTCCGTGCGCCTCAACTACGGCATCCCCGCCATCGTCAAGCTCCTCAACCAGCCCAACCAGTGGCCACTGGTAAAG gCTACCATAGGCCTGATCCGCAACCTGGCCCTGTGTCCGGCCAACCACGCCCCgctgcaggaggctgctgtCATCCCCCGCCTGGTCCAGCTGCTGGTCAAAGCTCACCAGGACGCCCAGAGACACgcagctgctggcacacaaCAGCCCTACACA gaTGGAGTGAAGATGGAAGAGATTGTGGAGGGTTGCACGGGGGCACTGCACATCCTGGCCCGGGACCCCATGAACCGCATGGAGATCTTCCGCCTCAACACCATCCCTCTCTTCGTGCAG CTCCTGTACTCGCCGGTGGAGAACATCCAGCGCGTGGCGGCCGGCGTGCTCTGCGAGCTGGCCCAGGACAAGGAGGCAGCAGATGCCATCGATGCCGAGGGCGCCTCAGCTcccctgatggagctgctgcactcCAGGAATGAGGGCACAG CCACCTACGCGGCCGCTGTGCTGTTCCGCATCTCGGAGGACAAGAACCCTGACTACAGGAAACGCGTCTCCGTGGAGCTCACCAACTCCCTCTTCAAGCATGACCCCGCTGCCTGGGAAGCG GCTCAGAGCATGATCCCCATCAACGAGCCCTACTCAGATG agctggaccCTGGTTACCGCCCCATGTACTCGGGTGACATCCCCCTGGACCCCATGGACATGCACATGGACATGGACGGGGACTACCCCATGGATGCCTACAGCGACGGCGTCCGAGCGCCCTTCGCTGACCACATGCTCGCCTAA